In the genome of Ignavibacteriales bacterium, one region contains:
- a CDS encoding PAS domain-containing sensor histidine kinase — translation MLNKLFQDSASNRNSDEYPLHAQPHNHVQPDIELLKARVEELEKKDKEAAFYKNLLQNLLDNVPDTIYFKDKDSRFILINRAQIYNLGVKTSEDAVGKTDFDYFTPDHAADAFDDEQKIIRTGIPLIDKSEKIRRADGEFRWVSSTKTPLYDIDKKIIGILGISRDITEKQKALESLQESEERYASLFQRSMDCVYLHDFQGNFLDANDAALNLLGYSKSEMRGLNFASILSPEQIPAARGIIEEIRLLGRQKERVEFQLRHKNGQIIEIEQIATIIYQSGKPFAIQGIARDITQRKKAERQLLKYAEELNTMNSNKNKLFSIIAHDLKSPFHGLLGVSGILANELQNLSADEVSTLTMGLHKSLQQQYDLVEKLLDWSRLQTGRIEYSPVITNLKKFAEESINSHALVAEEKKIVLVNDINDKVEAFADSYMLSCIFNNLVSNAIKFSKPGGQVKLSSLSIHSFIEVQVTDSGVGISQENLSKLFHLESNIVTTGTANEKGTGLGLLLCRDFIARHGGKIWVESKINEGSTFKFWLPKS, via the coding sequence ATGCTTAATAAATTATTTCAGGATTCTGCTTCAAATAGAAATTCAGACGAATATCCGTTGCATGCACAACCACACAATCATGTGCAGCCTGATATTGAGCTGCTTAAAGCCCGTGTAGAAGAACTGGAAAAAAAAGATAAAGAAGCTGCCTTTTATAAAAATCTCCTACAAAACCTTCTTGACAATGTTCCTGATACAATTTACTTCAAAGATAAAGACAGCCGTTTTATACTGATAAACAGGGCACAGATTTACAATCTCGGCGTAAAAACTTCAGAAGACGCGGTTGGTAAAACAGACTTTGATTACTTTACACCCGATCATGCCGCCGATGCATTTGACGATGAACAAAAAATTATCAGAACCGGTATCCCGCTCATAGATAAATCAGAAAAGATAAGAAGAGCTGATGGCGAATTCAGATGGGTATCATCAACAAAAACTCCTTTATATGATATTGACAAAAAGATCATAGGCATACTTGGAATCTCAAGAGATATCACAGAGAAACAAAAAGCATTAGAATCATTACAGGAAAGTGAGGAACGGTACGCATCACTATTTCAGCGTTCGATGGACTGTGTATATCTGCATGATTTCCAGGGAAATTTTCTTGACGCGAACGATGCTGCACTTAATCTTTTAGGATACAGTAAATCAGAAATGCGCGGATTAAATTTTGCATCAATACTTTCTCCTGAACAAATACCTGCTGCTCGGGGCATTATTGAAGAAATCAGACTATTAGGGCGACAAAAAGAAAGAGTAGAGTTTCAACTTAGACATAAAAATGGTCAGATAATTGAGATAGAACAAATCGCGACAATAATTTATCAGAGCGGAAAACCGTTTGCCATTCAGGGAATTGCCCGCGACATTACTCAAAGAAAAAAAGCCGAACGGCAGTTACTGAAGTATGCTGAAGAATTGAATACAATGAACAGTAACAAGAATAAACTGTTCTCAATAATAGCTCACGATCTGAAAAGTCCTTTTCACGGACTGCTTGGTGTATCCGGAATATTAGCTAATGAACTTCAGAATCTTTCGGCTGATGAAGTATCAACTCTTACCATGGGACTCCACAAATCACTGCAGCAGCAATATGACCTGGTAGAAAAACTGCTTGACTGGTCACGGCTTCAAACAGGAAGAATTGAGTATTCACCAGTGATAACGAATTTAAAAAAATTCGCGGAAGAATCTATCAATTCACATGCACTTGTAGCAGAGGAAAAAAAGATTGTCCTGGTAAATGATATTAATGACAAAGTAGAAGCATTCGCAGACTCGTATATGCTTAGTTGTATTTTTAATAATCTTGTTTCAAACGCAATTAAATTCAGCAAACCGGGAGGACAGGTCAAGTTAAGTTCATTAAGCATTCACAGTTTTATTGAGGTCCAGGTAACAGATTCAGGTGTGGGAATCTCCCAGGAAAATTTATCAAAACTTTTTCACCTTGAATCAAATATTGTAACTACCGGAACTGCAAATGAAAAAGGAACAGGTTTAGGATTGTTACTATGCCGGGATTTTATCGCAAGACACGGCGGTAAGATTTGGGTTGAAAGCAAGATCAATGAGGGAAGTACGTTTAAATTCTGGCTGCCAAAATCTTAA
- a CDS encoding PAS domain S-box protein: MPENIGTTIKYNFLNLKLTFSKASGRISKDSVKLLSSILPAIESNKDLFVSDLFSGSFIKSLDKFYEQTGKKKAQVVNTKLIAERKTKIPVQVGISVKGKTHQLVINSISDRNPKSAKADQSVRKAIHPAERFHILFENNPLMIFALDTDGNILTTNSKVKEYLGFENKKLQGKNFSELLESDEHKKFSQHLDKCLRRMNKMFTREIKMLRRDGTSIWAGEHSCAFKDLEGKNEILIVCDDITIKKKKEDELRLSEEKFFKAFHISPDSININTVSEGKYLDVNQGFESLTGYSKDEVIGRTSREINIWDDINERQKLVAFLSKSGEVTDFEAAFRLKDGKVRIGLMSARLIKVENEICILSITRDITERKKAEQILVENEIKYKALFDHANDAIFIMKDDIFVDCNTRTLEIFKCNRSEILGQNPFKFSPIFQPDGKFSDAKGMTLIHKALNGLPQFFEWKHSRLDGELFDAEVSLNKVEFGNEIYLQAIVRDVTDRKGAESKITLLAHALKSISECVSITDMSDNIIFLNDAFVSTYGYTEEELIGKPITRVRSFNNPPEKTADILNDTLRGGWQGELLNVKKDGTEFYVYLSTSVIRDDNGKEIALIGVSSDVTERKKAQEELVAAKQRAEEMNKLKSSFLANMSHELRTPLVGILGFAEMILDEDNTGEKKLMTEMILNSGRRLLDTLNSLLDLARIEANKIELNYKKFILDELIENTVKAFDGFAYTKNLSLETSLNTSALEVYLDENILVQVINNLVNNALKYTLKGGVKVESDIFTENEIRHCRIKVIDTGIGIEDKSKEMIFEEFRQASEGFNRQFEGTGLGLTLTKKFVQMMNGKIYLESRVNVGSTFTVIFPCKESVHQQSGEVIERFPEKKVTEVKNTPGAKILLVENDIVSAEVTKYFLRNRYEIHSCEDGVTAIQLTNKYLYDVILMDINLGKDLSGIETVQMIRNLPAYKSTPIVALTAFAMEGDKNEFIASGCSHYLSKPFSKTSILDLLSQILSGKTE, translated from the coding sequence ATGCCTGAGAATATCGGAACAACGATAAAATATAATTTTCTGAATTTAAAGCTTACCTTTAGTAAAGCAAGCGGACGAATTTCAAAGGACTCGGTTAAGCTGCTTTCTTCTATTTTACCTGCCATAGAATCAAATAAAGATCTTTTTGTATCGGATTTGTTTTCCGGATCATTTATAAAGAGTCTTGATAAATTTTATGAACAAACCGGGAAGAAAAAAGCACAGGTTGTTAACACCAAATTAATTGCCGAACGAAAAACAAAAATCCCTGTCCAGGTCGGTATATCGGTTAAGGGTAAAACACATCAGCTTGTTATAAATTCCATAAGCGATAGGAATCCAAAATCTGCAAAAGCAGATCAGTCAGTTCGTAAAGCCATTCACCCTGCTGAACGGTTCCATATTTTATTTGAAAATAATCCGTTGATGATCTTTGCTCTTGATACTGACGGAAATATCCTGACAACAAATTCGAAGGTTAAAGAATATCTCGGATTTGAAAATAAAAAGCTTCAGGGGAAAAACTTTTCTGAATTACTGGAATCTGATGAACACAAAAAATTTTCACAGCATCTTGATAAATGCCTTCGACGAATGAACAAAATGTTTACGCGTGAAATAAAGATGTTAAGGAGAGACGGAACATCAATCTGGGCTGGTGAACATTCATGCGCGTTTAAGGATCTGGAAGGCAAAAATGAAATATTGATTGTGTGCGACGATATAACAATCAAGAAAAAAAAGGAAGATGAACTACGGCTTTCAGAAGAAAAATTTTTCAAGGCTTTCCATATTTCCCCGGATTCTATAAACATAAATACAGTGAGTGAAGGAAAGTACCTTGACGTTAACCAGGGATTTGAGAGTTTAACAGGTTACAGCAAAGATGAAGTAATTGGCAGAACATCAAGAGAAATTAATATCTGGGATGACATAAACGAACGGCAAAAGCTTGTCGCATTTCTGAGTAAATCCGGTGAGGTAACTGACTTTGAAGCGGCTTTTCGTTTAAAGGACGGAAAAGTCAGAATTGGATTAATGTCTGCCCGTCTGATTAAAGTTGAAAATGAAATCTGCATTTTATCTATAACAAGGGATATCACAGAAAGAAAAAAAGCTGAGCAAATTCTTGTTGAAAACGAAATAAAATATAAAGCCTTATTTGACCACGCTAACGATGCAATCTTCATTATGAAGGATGACATTTTTGTTGATTGCAATACACGCACACTCGAGATATTTAAATGCAATCGTTCAGAAATACTTGGACAAAACCCATTTAAGTTTTCACCAATTTTTCAACCCGATGGTAAATTCTCTGACGCCAAAGGGATGACATTAATCCATAAAGCACTTAATGGATTACCGCAATTTTTTGAATGGAAACATTCCCGGCTTGATGGTGAATTATTTGATGCCGAAGTAAGTTTGAATAAGGTAGAATTCGGTAATGAAATTTATTTGCAGGCAATTGTCAGAGATGTTACTGACCGGAAAGGCGCCGAGAGTAAAATCACTCTTCTTGCTCATGCTCTTAAGAGTATAAGTGAATGCGTAAGCATCACAGACATGTCTGACAACATCATCTTTCTTAACGACGCGTTTGTTTCCACTTACGGTTATACGGAAGAGGAACTTATCGGAAAGCCTATTACACGCGTCAGGTCATTTAATAATCCTCCGGAAAAAACAGCAGACATTCTTAATGATACACTAAGGGGAGGCTGGCAGGGAGAATTACTTAATGTTAAAAAAGACGGCACAGAATTTTATGTTTATCTTTCAACTTCGGTTATAAGAGATGACAACGGAAAAGAAATTGCTTTAATCGGTGTTTCATCCGATGTAACAGAAAGAAAAAAGGCTCAGGAAGAACTGGTAGCGGCTAAACAAAGAGCAGAGGAAATGAACAAACTGAAATCATCATTCCTTGCTAATATGAGTCATGAACTCCGCACACCGCTGGTTGGTATTCTCGGTTTTGCGGAAATGATTCTTGATGAAGATAACACCGGTGAAAAAAAATTAATGACCGAGATGATACTGAACAGCGGCAGACGATTACTCGATACACTTAATTCACTTCTGGATCTTGCCCGGATTGAGGCAAATAAAATTGAGCTTAATTATAAAAAATTTATTCTCGATGAATTAATTGAGAACACTGTAAAAGCTTTTGACGGATTTGCCTATACAAAAAATCTTTCCCTTGAAACATCTCTTAATACATCAGCACTCGAAGTTTACCTTGATGAAAACATACTAGTTCAGGTGATTAATAACCTTGTCAACAACGCTCTAAAGTACACACTTAAAGGCGGTGTTAAGGTTGAATCGGATATATTTACTGAAAATGAAATCCGTCACTGCAGAATTAAAGTGATTGATACTGGAATCGGCATTGAAGATAAAAGTAAAGAAATGATATTTGAAGAATTCAGACAGGCAAGCGAGGGATTCAACCGCCAGTTTGAAGGAACCGGGCTTGGACTAACGCTAACGAAAAAATTTGTTCAGATGATGAATGGTAAAATTTATCTTGAAAGCAGAGTGAATGTGGGATCGACATTCACCGTCATCTTCCCTTGCAAAGAATCAGTACATCAGCAATCAGGTGAAGTAATTGAAAGATTCCCGGAGAAAAAAGTAACTGAGGTAAAAAATACTCCGGGAGCGAAAATTCTGCTCGTTGAAAATGATATCGTCAGTGCTGAAGTAACAAAATATTTTTTAAGGAACAGGTATGAAATTCATTCCTGCGAGGATGGAGTAACAGCCATACAGCTTACAAATAAATATTTGTATGACGTTATACTAATGGACATTAACCTGGGAAAAGACTTAAGCGGCATTGAAACTGTTCAGATGATCCGAAACCTGCCGGCATATAAATCCACACCGATAGTTGCGCTTACCGCATTTGCAATGGAAGGAGATAAAAACGAGTTTATTGCTTCAGGGTGTTCTCATTATCTCTCCAAACCATTTAGCAAAACATCCATTTTAGACTTGCTGTCTCAGATTTTAAGTGGAAAAACTGAATAA
- the truA gene encoding tRNA pseudouridine(38-40) synthase TruA, with the protein MNNYKLIIQYDGTNYCGWQIQENAVTVQQKISESIELLLSEKINLIGSGRTDSGVHAIGQCANFRCSREIDIYRFRHSLNSILPFDISIVGMEKVHEDFHARFDAVRRSYLYIITKYKSPFYLNYSYFYHDRIDVNKLNALSKSFLGEFDFTSFSRKVTDTENKVCTVYNASWRESKGLFFFYIEADRFLHGMVRTITGTLLKTLKLDLTDNYIIEIINQKNREAAGEAVPAKGLFLYKVKYK; encoded by the coding sequence TTGAACAATTATAAACTGATAATTCAGTATGACGGAACGAATTACTGCGGCTGGCAGATACAGGAGAACGCAGTAACTGTTCAGCAAAAGATTTCAGAATCGATCGAATTACTATTATCAGAAAAAATAAATCTTATAGGATCCGGAAGAACAGATTCCGGAGTACATGCTATTGGTCAATGCGCAAATTTCAGATGCAGCCGGGAGATCGATATTTACAGGTTCAGACATTCTCTCAATTCAATTCTGCCGTTTGATATTTCAATTGTCGGAATGGAAAAAGTCCACGAAGATTTTCATGCGAGATTTGATGCAGTCAGGCGAAGTTATTTGTATATCATAACAAAGTATAAGTCCCCGTTTTATCTGAATTATTCTTACTTCTATCATGACAGGATAGATGTAAACAAACTCAATGCACTCAGCAAATCATTTTTAGGTGAGTTCGATTTCACCTCTTTCTCCAGAAAAGTGACTGATACTGAAAATAAAGTCTGTACTGTGTATAATGCATCTTGGCGGGAATCAAAAGGATTATTTTTCTTTTACATCGAAGCTGACAGGTTTTTACATGGAATGGTAAGAACTATTACCGGCACATTACTAAAAACGTTGAAGCTTGATTTAACTGACAACTATATAATTGAAATCATAAATCAAAAGAATCGTGAAGCAGCCGGTGAAGCCGTTCCGGCAAAGGGATTATTTTTATACAAAGTGAAATACAAATGA
- a CDS encoding SDR family oxidoreductase, with protein MININLTGKKVLVTGGSRGIGRACVKLLCDAGSEVIYTYNNDIKASDRLVTELKNKNVQAFKISFNKADKLQKELAVLTKQAGGFDIIINNAGIWERGASDEMDVKDWEKTIEINLTSTFVVCKVCIPYMKKRKWGRIINISSTAGQRGEAFYSHYAASKGGIISFTKSLADELGKHNINVNCVAPGWVLTDMTRSVLSDKKTIKNIRNNIPLGRIASPEDIAGSVLFLASNFANHITGEVINVNGGSVLCG; from the coding sequence ATGATTAACATTAATTTGACAGGGAAAAAAGTTTTGGTTACGGGGGGTTCAAGAGGAATAGGAAGAGCCTGTGTAAAATTATTGTGTGATGCCGGTTCGGAGGTTATTTACACATACAACAATGATATTAAAGCATCAGACAGGTTAGTGACAGAATTAAAAAATAAAAATGTTCAGGCTTTTAAAATTTCATTTAACAAAGCAGACAAACTCCAGAAAGAATTAGCCGTTTTGACAAAACAGGCAGGCGGCTTTGATATTATAATTAATAACGCTGGGATCTGGGAACGCGGTGCATCAGATGAAATGGATGTTAAAGATTGGGAGAAAACAATTGAAATAAATTTAACATCAACATTCGTGGTCTGTAAGGTATGTATTCCATACATGAAGAAAAGGAAATGGGGAAGAATAATAAATATTTCCTCGACAGCAGGTCAAAGGGGAGAAGCATTTTATTCACATTATGCAGCCTCAAAAGGCGGAATCATTTCATTCACAAAATCACTTGCTGATGAACTTGGCAAACATAACATCAATGTAAATTGTGTAGCCCCCGGCTGGGTTTTAACTGATATGACCCGATCTGTACTCAGCGATAAAAAGACAATCAAAAACATTCGCAATAATATCCCGCTTGGACGTATAGCATCACCGGAGGATATTGCGGGAAGCGTGCTATTTCTCGCTTCAAACTTTGCAAATCATATTACGGGTGAGGTAATTAATGTTAACGGAGGTTCAGTGCTTTGCGGATAA
- a CDS encoding DUF2231 domain-containing protein codes for MEFLAEFHPKVIHFPIAFFLLYILLETIGTVFKKEFFSKAAHLLLFFGVLGALAAVLTGEQAYEAFEYWNKASEELVEAHENFATITLWYFTGLLVLRTFVTIKKKFSGSLKYVFVLLAAVGGYFVFKTGDLGGQMVYKHGAGTEYKIKIMEAEE; via the coding sequence ATGGAATTTTTAGCAGAGTTTCATCCGAAAGTAATTCATTTCCCGATAGCGTTTTTTCTGCTTTATATCCTCCTCGAAACCATCGGAACTGTTTTCAAAAAGGAATTCTTTTCCAAAGCGGCGCACCTTTTACTTTTCTTCGGTGTACTTGGTGCATTGGCAGCGGTGTTAACAGGTGAACAGGCGTACGAAGCTTTTGAATACTGGAACAAAGCAAGCGAGGAACTTGTTGAAGCTCACGAAAATTTTGCTACAATTACTTTGTGGTACTTTACCGGTTTACTTGTACTGCGTACATTTGTAACCATAAAGAAAAAGTTTTCCGGAAGTTTAAAATATGTGTTTGTGCTGCTTGCTGCTGTCGGCGGATATTTTGTGTTTAAGACAGGTGACCTTGGAGGACAAATGGTTTACAAACACGGTGCCGGAACAGAATATAAAATAAAAATAATGGAAGCTGAAGAATAA
- a CDS encoding enoyl-CoA hydratase/isomerase family protein has product MQYENLLIEIKNKVAIVSVNRPDKLNALNIETINELKEAFTHINGDKNIFVVILTGSGEKAFVAGADISELNKLDVESAKKFSENGQTVFNLIEDLDKPVIAAVNGFALGGGCELALACHIRIASENARFGQPEVNLGIIPGYGGTQRLTRLINSGRAMEYILTGDMIDANEALRIGLVNKIYPQPELFNKAVEMAEKIASKGQFAIRQSLKCVNIVDEVTGKQGLDFEAAAFALCCGTKDFQEGTTTFLEKRKPSFTNE; this is encoded by the coding sequence ATGCAGTACGAAAATCTTTTGATTGAAATTAAAAATAAAGTTGCAATAGTGTCTGTCAACCGACCTGATAAACTTAATGCTTTGAACATTGAGACAATAAATGAATTAAAAGAAGCATTCACACACATCAATGGTGATAAAAATATATTTGTTGTTATTCTAACTGGTTCAGGTGAAAAAGCTTTTGTTGCAGGAGCGGATATCTCTGAACTAAATAAACTTGATGTTGAATCAGCAAAAAAATTCTCAGAGAATGGTCAGACGGTTTTTAATCTTATCGAAGACCTTGACAAACCAGTAATAGCAGCGGTGAATGGTTTTGCCTTGGGTGGTGGTTGTGAACTTGCTCTTGCGTGTCATATACGAATTGCCTCGGAGAATGCGCGGTTTGGTCAGCCTGAAGTTAACCTGGGAATAATTCCTGGTTATGGCGGGACTCAAAGACTCACAAGATTAATTAATTCCGGACGTGCGATGGAATATATTTTAACAGGTGATATGATAGATGCTAATGAAGCACTTCGTATCGGGCTTGTGAACAAAATCTATCCTCAACCGGAGCTGTTCAATAAAGCAGTTGAGATGGCTGAAAAGATCGCTTCAAAAGGTCAGTTTGCAATCAGGCAATCTTTGAAGTGTGTAAATATTGTTGATGAAGTCACCGGAAAACAAGGTCTGGATTTTGAAGCGGCGGCATTTGCGCTGTGCTGCGGAACAAAAGATTTTCAAGAAGGCACTACGACTTTTCTTGAAAAGCGTAAACCATCATTCACAAACGAATAA
- a CDS encoding insulinase family protein, with protein sequence MIVDRATIPQPKIQNHFHLPEIKRLKISKDVPVLFVEKHSLPIINLTFMFECGSRLDPGDKKGLAYLFSALIDEGAGKYSEFELHDKFDFIGANFSISCDEDYIYFSLQCMTEYFDEALELFASVILSPHFTDEAFSRERSRIITRINQQIDYPDEMADLIFTHKLTGAGSAYAYPVIGLADSINNISPDDIKNFYRKNIQCSTLSVAITSDISESVVISKLNSFFTELKSGDKVSPFNFTNKLSTQKVIIVNYPGAAQSEIRIGNKSPGRNEPGFYSRVLMNTILGGQYSSRINQNLRERNGFTYGASSIINYWKYDAFFCVTTSVNTANTGAAVKEILFELSEIKKGVTDSEAEFACSMLIKKFPLFFETYNQLNGNSGVLFKYDLPDSYFKEYASKIEATGVDEINKATSIVNPDEALFVLAGDESEIKKQLDFINENDIVTLNPSDNNLFI encoded by the coding sequence ATGATAGTCGACAGAGCTACTATACCGCAGCCCAAAATCCAGAATCATTTTCATCTGCCTGAAATAAAACGTCTGAAGATTTCAAAAGATGTCCCGGTATTGTTTGTTGAAAAGCACAGTCTCCCGATCATCAATTTAACTTTTATGTTTGAATGTGGAAGCAGACTTGATCCAGGAGATAAAAAAGGATTGGCTTACTTATTCAGCGCATTAATCGATGAAGGTGCCGGCAAGTACTCAGAGTTTGAGCTGCATGATAAATTTGATTTTATTGGTGCTAACTTCAGTATAAGTTGTGATGAGGACTATATCTATTTTTCACTACAATGTATGACTGAATATTTTGATGAGGCACTCGAACTTTTTGCTTCAGTTATTTTATCTCCGCATTTTACTGATGAGGCTTTTTCCAGGGAGAGAAGCAGGATTATAACAAGGATCAATCAGCAAATTGATTACCCCGATGAAATGGCTGATTTAATTTTTACTCATAAATTAACCGGGGCCGGATCAGCATACGCGTATCCCGTAATTGGATTAGCGGATTCAATTAATAATATCTCCCCTGACGACATTAAAAATTTTTATAGAAAAAATATTCAATGTTCAACACTTTCAGTTGCAATTACAAGTGACATTTCCGAATCCGTTGTGATCTCAAAGTTGAACTCCTTTTTTACGGAATTAAAAAGCGGGGATAAAGTCAGTCCGTTTAATTTTACAAACAAGCTCAGCACACAAAAAGTTATTATAGTAAATTATCCCGGGGCAGCTCAGAGCGAAATACGGATCGGAAATAAATCACCTGGCAGAAATGAACCCGGTTTTTACAGCAGAGTATTAATGAATACCATTCTTGGCGGTCAATATTCCAGCAGAATAAATCAGAATCTCAGGGAACGTAATGGGTTCACTTATGGAGCTTCTTCAATTATTAACTATTGGAAATATGATGCATTCTTTTGCGTAACCACCTCTGTCAACACAGCAAATACAGGGGCTGCAGTAAAAGAAATTTTATTTGAACTAAGTGAAATAAAAAAAGGTGTCACAGATTCCGAAGCTGAATTTGCGTGCTCAATGCTTATTAAAAAGTTCCCGCTCTTTTTTGAAACTTATAACCAGTTGAATGGAAATTCAGGAGTCTTGTTCAAGTATGATCTTCCTGATTCCTATTTTAAGGAGTACGCAAGTAAAATCGAAGCCACAGGTGTGGATGAAATAAATAAAGCAACATCAATTGTAAACCCTGACGAAGCCTTATTCGTACTTGCGGGAGATGAATCTGAGATAAAAAAACAATTAGACTTTATTAATGAAAATGATATTGTTACTCTGAATCCTTCTGACAATAATTTATTTATCTAA
- a CDS encoding insulinase family protein translates to MSSKVASFLKINIQLISAIPKIFCFLPATIYPAQSSFFVSEILSYKLNFHKSGMDIKNLKSNSVKLNNGLELILYKDSTMPLVALHLLYKVGSANEVNGKSGLAHLFEHMMFQGSQNIPKGMQFKLVQEAGGIMNGATSFDRTVYYYKLPSNQIELALWMESDRMGFLLPTLDEAKLKNQIDVVSNERLERYDNQPYGLAWEIIHSNLFPEDHPYHSVVIGSLNDISNSTLTDILQFAQQYYCPSNASLVVAGDYPENIVELVEKYFGEINSNGKNSLPKFIADWKVTGNKITRYEDVQLNRIYLAWKTDKIFSKFDARLDILGEILTGSKSSRLQKKLIYENELVQDITANQFSGKYDGYFYIIATLKPGIDAERVKEIVISELNSISKNGITETELQKCKNVTRSGFIYSIQNIDSLAAQFNSYNFYLGSPNNFEYELNEIESIQPDEIKSAVDKYFFNPFVELQIVRNKKATQ, encoded by the coding sequence ATGTCAAGCAAAGTTGCATCATTTTTAAAAATTAACATTCAGTTAATAAGCGCGATTCCAAAAATATTTTGTTTTCTGCCTGCAACAATTTATCCGGCGCAATCATCATTTTTTGTTTCAGAAATATTAAGTTACAAACTCAATTTTCATAAAAGTGGTATGGATATAAAAAATCTTAAAAGTAATTCAGTTAAACTGAACAACGGTTTGGAACTTATCCTTTATAAAGATTCCACAATGCCCCTTGTTGCGTTACATCTTTTATACAAAGTAGGTTCAGCAAATGAAGTAAACGGAAAATCCGGACTGGCACATCTATTTGAACATATGATGTTCCAGGGTTCACAGAATATTCCGAAGGGAATGCAATTTAAACTTGTTCAGGAAGCCGGCGGAATAATGAACGGCGCAACAAGCTTTGACCGAACAGTGTATTATTACAAGCTTCCTTCAAACCAGATTGAACTTGCTTTGTGGATGGAATCTGACAGAATGGGATTTCTCCTTCCTACACTGGATGAAGCAAAATTAAAAAATCAGATTGACGTTGTTAGTAATGAAAGACTTGAACGATACGATAATCAGCCTTACGGTTTGGCATGGGAAATAATTCATTCCAATTTGTTTCCGGAAGATCACCCATATCACTCTGTAGTTATCGGTTCTCTAAACGATATATCAAACTCAACACTGACTGATATACTGCAGTTTGCACAACAGTATTACTGTCCTTCAAATGCTTCATTAGTTGTTGCGGGTGATTATCCCGAAAATATTGTTGAGCTTGTTGAAAAATACTTTGGTGAGATTAATTCAAATGGTAAAAACTCACTTCCTAAATTTATTGCTGACTGGAAAGTGACAGGAAATAAGATCACACGATATGAGGATGTTCAGTTAAACCGGATTTATCTTGCCTGGAAAACAGATAAGATATTTTCAAAATTTGATGCACGTTTGGATATACTCGGAGAAATACTTACAGGTTCAAAAAGTTCAAGACTTCAAAAAAAACTTATCTATGAAAACGAACTGGTACAGGATATCACGGCTAACCAGTTCTCCGGTAAGTACGATGGTTACTTTTATATAATTGCGACTTTAAAACCCGGAATTGATGCGGAGCGTGTGAAAGAAATTGTCATATCCGAATTGAATAGTATAAGTAAAAACGGAATAACAGAAACTGAGTTGCAAAAGTGTAAGAATGTAACACGATCTGGTTTTATCTATTCAATTCAGAATATTGATAGTCTCGCTGCCCAGTTCAATTCATATAATTTTTATTTAGGCAGCCCGAATAATTTTGAATATGAACTCAATGAGATCGAATCAATTCAGCCTGATGAAATAAAATCAGCGGTTGATAAATATTTTTTCAATCCGTTTGTTGAATTACAAATTGTCCGCAATAAGAAAGCAACCCAATGA